In a genomic window of Pangasianodon hypophthalmus isolate fPanHyp1 chromosome 1, fPanHyp1.pri, whole genome shotgun sequence:
- the si:ch211-254p10.2 gene encoding solute carrier family 40 member 1 isoform X3, with translation MFFTAVAHASLFIQNISVTVCSMVLMLVFSYKKWIEQIWDGWLTVVCYTVVIILADVANLASTALNIAIQRDWIVVITGYNRGHLAGMNATMRRIDQVTNILAPLAVGQVMTLASNVVGCGFILGWNLVSLIVEFVFLSRVYRIVPALSVKLPIVEEQCYLERRKERKSSQGKISLRQTASFTENTRGLHLRGSTSLPPCLQRLCRLLGTCKEGWKAYYRQPVFLAGLGLAFLYTTVLGFDCITTGYAYTQGISGSLLSLLMGVSAMAGLLGTVLFTNLRKAYGLIKTGMISSCLHLSCLLLCLCSVFAPGSPMDLSMLKASNASYMGGMNGRGHSRHGYLHGNNQPLLPDRSAIHWTNNTVLFENVPTGPAPESYASISLLFLGVITARIGLWSFDLTVTQLLQETICESERGIVNGVQSSINYMMDLLHFLMVISAPQPQHFGILVIISVLFITAGHIMYFLYAWKAKRKQCLHT, from the exons ATGTTCTTCACTGCAGTGGCTCATGCGTCCTTGTTCATTCAAAACATCTCCGTGACAGTCTGTAGTATGGTTCTTATGTTGGTATTCTCATACAAAAAGTGGATTGAGCAAATCTGGGATGGTTGGTTAACT GTGGTTTGTTATACGGTGGTGATCATCCTAGCAGATGTGGCGAACCTCGCCAGCACGGCCCTGAACATTGCCATCCAGAGAGACTGGATAGTGGTCATAACCGGCTACAACCGTGGCCACCTAGCTG GGATGAATGCCACCATGCGACGCATTGACCAAGTGACCAACATTTTGGCTCCGCTGGCTGTGGGTCAGGTCATGACCCTGGCCTCAAATGTGGTGGGTTGTGGCTTCATCCTGGGTTGGAATCTGGTCTCCTTGATTGTGGAGTTTGTCTTCCTCTCCAGAGTGTATCGCATTGTACCAGCGCTTTCAGTCAAACTGCCCATAGTAGAGGAGCAGTGCTATCTGGAGaggaggaaggaaaggaagagttCACAAG GTAAGATTTCATTAAGGCAGACAGCGTCCTTCACTGAGAACACCAGAGGTCTGCATTTGAGAGGGAGTACCAGCCTGCCACCATGTCTTCAACGCCTGTGCAGGCTCCTTGGTACCTGCAAGGAGGGCTGGAAAGCTTATTATAGGCAGCCTGTGTTCCTGGCAGGTCTGGGCCTGGCCTTCCTCTACACCACTGTGCTGGGCTTCGACTGTATCACCACTGGTTATGCATATACACAAGGTATCAGCGGATCCCTTCTCAGCTTGCTCATGGGTGTCTCGGCCATGGCTGGCCTGCTGGGTACGGTTCTGTTCACCAATCTCCGCAAAGCCTATGGCCTGATCAAAACAGGTATGATCTCTAGCTGCCTGCATCTGTCCTGTCTGCTGTTGTGCCTGTGCTCTGTCTTTGCCCCTGGCAGCCCTATGGACCTCAGCATGTTAAAAGCGTCTAATGCCTCATACATGGGAGGGATGAATGGAAGAGGACACAGCAGACATGGATACCTCCACGGTAACAACCAGCCTCTGTTGCCTGACCGCTCAGCAATTCACTGGACCAACAATACAGTACTGTTTGAAAATGTACCAACAGGGCCAGCACCTGAGTCTTATGCATCCATCTCTCTGCTGTTCCTGGGAGTCATCACAGCTCGAATTG GCCTGTGGTCGTTTGACCTGACAGTAACTCAGCTGCTACAGGAAACCATCTGTGAGTCTGAGCGTGGCATTGTAAATGGAGTCCAGAGTTCAATAAACTACATGATGGATCTGCTACACTTCCTCATGGTGATCTCTGCACCGCAGCCACAACACTTTGGTATTCTTGTCATCATCTCTGTGTTGTTCATTACTGCAGGCCACATCATGTACTTCTTGTATGCCTGGAAGGCTAAGAGGAAACAGTGCCTTCATACATAA